One window of Daphnia carinata strain CSIRO-1 chromosome 7, CSIRO_AGI_Dcar_HiC_V3, whole genome shotgun sequence genomic DNA carries:
- the LOC130699220 gene encoding sulfotransferase 1B1-like encodes MLHNEEVSTPKSVEDEILAEWNVEFRKVEKSLNGDFKEHFPNVDGFVRSEPGGFFMMDEYSHHAEKIYRFQPRSDDVWITTFPKCGTTWTQELVWMIMNNCDKMKAKAPIIIRSPFLEFPYMLRPGIMPAEMTQMMPTLEMVDAMPSPRVIKSHLPFFLLHPKLLDTCKVVYVARNPKDVMVSFFYHHQLMDVHGFEGDIEKFAQYFMDDEIMFSPFFPHILDAWNKRHHPNILFLFYEDMKKDLRGEIEKVAKFLGQSLSEEQLTDLREHLRFENCAKNESMNMEVAKQFGNMNKDGHFIRKGKTGDWKNHFGPELNKRIDEWIDKNLSGTDLKFVTELEFQD; translated from the exons ATGTTACACAACGAAGAAGTCTCGACGCCGAAATCAGTGGAAGATGAAATTCTTGCCGAATGGAACGTGGAATTTCGTAAAGTAGAGAAATCGCTGAATGGAGATTTTAAAGAACACTTCCCAAACGTCGATGGATTTGTAAGAAGCGAGCCCGGTGGTTTTTTTATGATGGACGAGTACTCGCACCACGCAGAAAAAATCTATCGTTTTCAACCAAGAAGTGACGACGTTTGGATCACAACCTTCCCAAAATGTG GAACAACATGGACGCAAGAATTGGTTTGGATGATCATGAACAACTGCGACAAGATGAAAGCGAAGGCGCCTATAATAATTCGATCACCATTTCTAGA ATTTCCCTACATGTTGAGACCGGGAATCATGCCAGCAGAAATGACACAAATGATGCCCACTCTTGAAATGGTTGATGCAATGCCTTCACCAAGGGTCATTAAGAGCcaccttccattttttcttcttcacccaAAACTGTTGGATACTTGCAAA GTGGTTTACGTGGCCCGCAACCCAAAAGACGTaatggtttcatttttctatcatCACCAACTAATGGACGTTCACGGATTTGAAGGGGACATTGAGAAATTCGCTCAATATTTTATGGACGATGAAA TCatgttttccccctttttccctCACATTCTGGATGCGTGGAACAAACGCCATCATCccaacattctttttcttttctacgaAGATATGAAAAAG gaTCTACGCGGAGAAATTGAAAAGGTCGCCAAATTTCTCGGTCAATCGCTTTCGGAAGAGCAACTCACGGATTTGAGAGAACATTTACGCTTCGAGAACTGTGCAAAGAACGAGTCAATGAACATGGAAGTTGCCAAGCAATTTGGCAATATGAATAAAGATGGCCACTTTATACGCAAAG GCAAAACTGGCGATTGGAAAAACCATTTTGGTCCGGAGCTGAATAAGCGCATCGATGAGTGGATTGATAAAAACCTGAGCGGCACCGATCTCAAGTTTGTTACAGAACTTGAATTCCAAGATTGA
- the LOC130699311 gene encoding uncharacterized protein LOC130699311 isoform X1 — translation MRLFRRRTDGQHPQLHETNSTGGPEAAALLISMESTGSGTDGDQLSVSGRSERETLDDNNYQTVKAVPAIVVINSPKAHKSKVGGPSTWGKKVGRKWEQNKKVVNQPSANVSDSTPLMDGQQQQQGDGPVEPVPTCSSPTALLAENAFGQSCEGVAPATSGKKLLQQQQQRCRPAVVNNKTGAKRRVSRVESLRNLFLRSSKPSARADPAMQHAAQHQEAAHPLMLAQLLAATPDVIQEAQKKSILIRESSISGTPSNRLMPLPNRSVSLENVSASSVMGHMQPDVAGTVSKKSHFPYSFIRSRLHRPLLSSSCEAEVETASADVTHPATCSKFGTELNANTTASCDDLMQEAARQSSHPDLQLASIRYRSVVSVRHSQQEDAFKLVRRKRSFSLAALPLSAAEATQQTSSANSHRSEESGYESDSTRNGYESPRRTSADIGKPDPASSIHVSFVSSLKPAEQEPEANRSRPTPTPTMNRSMDQGDAFSLDEHYDVVDGAARVGQHQQRCCNCRCNNQQADTLKQSIARKEPSVMFGVAQLRSLETGGSRSPRHLPVIGDSALASRYARSSSLDRKKWLQPTVLMEIGNGTLGDGTDHGMMASSLPPGYAVQQINQQPPRPSSSFAYAPHYHTQQQQQAPQQQPQRQFKMLRLVKGETGELGIYIKKKPSPDSGSVGYVIAGIEPGALAHRDGRLQIGDEIINVNGCRLRGVGLQEARDILQNAPREVDIVIARCGGETAANGRGRSTTDESGPDTADNSPSPTPIPRVSSPSPPRYYDPSVRSSPALASIHKLTQGDATKVRNKTPHQRRSRSAHPQRKSMGPLSGTGETTSTTTPSGTSTSAGEMGSRRPKSLSLFIYTITYEKGAGKKSLGFSVVGGRDSPKGSMGIYVKTIFPSGQAAEEGTLREGDEILAVNGTPLQGLSHAEAIAVFKSIRNGHVVVHAARRDTANRSKSKSCDELDRVE, via the exons atgaggCTCTTCCGGAGACGGACGGATGGCCAGCACCCGCAATTGCACGAGACGAATAGCACGGGAGGTCCAGAAGCGGCGGCGCTGTTAATTTCGATGGAATCGACAGGCAGCGGAACTGATGGCGACCAGTTGAGTGTCAGCGGCCGGAGCGAACGTGAAACTTTGGATGACAACAACTATCAAACCGTCAAAGCTGTGCCGGCCATCGTCGTCATCAATTCGCCAAAAGCCCACAAGAGCAAAG tAGGTGGGCCATCGACATGGGGCAAGAAGGTCGGTCGCAAGTGGGAGCAGAATAAGAAAGTGGTGAATCAGCCGTCAGCAAACGTCAGCGATTCGACTCCTTTGATGGATggacagcagcagcaacaaggAGACGGACCGGTCGAACCGGTGCCGACATGTTCGTCACCAACGGCACTTTTAGCCGAAAATGCGTTCGGTCAGTCGTGCGAGGGCGTGGCCCCTGCGACGAGCGGCAAGAAATTgctgcagcaacaacagcagcgatGCAGACCGGCCGTCGTCAATAACAAGACGGGCGCCAAGAGACGAGTTAGTCGGGTCGAATCGCTTCGTAACTTGTTTTTGCGCTCGTCCAAACCTTCGGCACGTGCCGATCCGGCCATGCAACACGCAGCCCAGCACCAAGAGGCCGCGCATCCGTTGATGCTGGCCCAAttgttggctgccacgccggACGTGATTCAAGAAGCGCAAAAGAAAAGCATCTTGATTCGAGAGAGTAGCATCAGTGGCACGCCCAGCAACCGCTTGATGCCGCTACCTAATCGCTCCGTCAGCTTGGAGAACGTGTCCGCGTCGAGCGTCATGGGCCACATGCAGCCGGACGTGGCAGGCACGGTCAGCAAGAAGAGCCATTTCCCTTATTCTTTCATTCGTTCGCGCCTTCATCGGCCTCTGTTGTCGTCCAGCTGCGAGGCTGAGGTGGAGACGGCCAGCGCGGACGTCACACATCCGGCTACTTGCTCAAAGTTCGGCACGGAATTGAACGCCAACACGACGGCCAGTTGCGATGATTTGATGCAAGAAGCTGCTCGCCAGTCTTCTCATCCGGATCTTCAGCTGGCCTCGATCCGCTATCGGAGCGTCGTCAGTGTCAGGCACAGTCAGCAGGAGGATGCGTTTAAATTAGTGCGCAGGAAGCGCAGTTTCTCGTTAGCAGCGTTGCCGCTATCAGCGGCGGAAGCGACGCAACAAACTTCGTCGGCCAACAGTCACCGGTCGGAGGAGAGCGGATATGAAAGCGATTCCACTCGCAACGGATACGAGTCGCCAAGACGGACGTCAGCGGACATTGGCAAGCCCGATCCAGCGAGTAGCATTCAcgtttcgtttgtttcgtCTTTGAAGCCAGCGGAACAAGAGCCGGAAGCGAACCGGTCTCGCCCTACACCCACACCGACGATGAACCGATCGATGGATCAGGGCGATGCGTTTTCGTTGGACGAGCATTACGACGTGGTGGACGGTGCAGCGAGAGTGGGCCAGCATCAACAGAGATGTTGCAATTGCCGTTgcaacaatcaacaagcgGACACGTTGAAACAATCGATCGCGCGCAAGGAGCCGAGCGTCATGTTTGGCGTGGCTCAATTGAGATCCTTAGAAACGGGTGGATCGCGAAGTCCTAGGCACTTGCCCGTCATTGGGGACTCTGCGCTGGCCAGCCGCTACGCCCGTTCGTCGTCCCTCGATCGTAAGAAATGGCTGCAGCCTACTGTGTTGATGGAAATCGGCAATGGAACGCTTGGCGATGGCACGGATCACGGGATGATGGCGTCTTCTCTACCACCGGGATACGCCGTCCAGCAAATCAATCAGCAACCACCACGTCCTTCGTCATCGTTTGCTTACGCGCCACACTATCACacgcaacagcagcaacaagcgccacaacaacaaccgcaACGTCAATTCAAAATGTTGCGACTAGTCAAAGGCGAGACGGGCGAACTGGGCATCTATATCAAGAAGAAACCCAGTCCCGATTCCGGATCGGTCGGCTACGTCATTGCTGGAATTGAGCCGGGAGCTTTAGCCCACAG GGATGGCCGACTTCAAATCGGCGATGAAATCATTAATGTAAATGGCTGTCGACTGCGAGGCGTCGGACTGCAAGAAGCGCGCGATATTCTTCAAAATGCTCCCAGAGAAGTGGACATCGTCATTGCTCGATGCGGTGGGGAAACGGCGGCCAACGGTAGGGGTCGTTCGACGACGGACGAGAGCGGTCCGGATACGGCGGACAACAGTCCGTCGCCGACTCCCATTCCACGAGTGTCCTCACCTTCACCGCCTCGTTATTACGACCCAAGCGTCCGGTCTTCTCCAGCCTTGGCCTCGATCCACAAGCTGACGCAAGGTGATGCGACGAAGGTCCGAAATAAGACGCCGCATCAGCGTCGTTCGCGGTCAGCCCACCCACAGCGCAAATCGATGGGCCCGCTAAGCGGGACGGGGGAAACGACGTCGACGACGACTCCGTCCGGCACTTCGACGTCGGCAGGTGAAATGGGCTCAAGACGACCCAAATCGTTGTCACTCTTTATCTACACCATCACGTACGAGAAAGGGGCGGGCAAGAAGAGCCTCGGCTTCAGCGTCGTCGGCGGACGGGACTCGCCAAAGGGATCCATGGGCATCTACGTCAAAAC CATTTTTCCAAGTGGACAAGCAGCCGAGGAAGGCACACTAAGAGAAG GCGATGAGATCCTGGCGGTAAACGGAACGCCTCTGCAGGGCCTGTCGCACGCCGAGGCCATCGCCGTTTTCAAATCTATTCGCAACGGTCACGTCGTGGTTCACGCTGCGCGCCGGGACACTGCCAACAGAAG CAAATCCAAGTCGTGTGATGAACTCGACCGAGTCGAATGA
- the LOC130699311 gene encoding uncharacterized protein LOC130699311 isoform X2: protein MRLFRRRTDGQHPQLHETNSTGGPEAAALLISMESTGSGTDGDQLSVSGRSERETLDDNNYQTVKAVPAIVVINSPKAHKSKGGPSTWGKKVGRKWEQNKKVVNQPSANVSDSTPLMDGQQQQQGDGPVEPVPTCSSPTALLAENAFGQSCEGVAPATSGKKLLQQQQQRCRPAVVNNKTGAKRRVSRVESLRNLFLRSSKPSARADPAMQHAAQHQEAAHPLMLAQLLAATPDVIQEAQKKSILIRESSISGTPSNRLMPLPNRSVSLENVSASSVMGHMQPDVAGTVSKKSHFPYSFIRSRLHRPLLSSSCEAEVETASADVTHPATCSKFGTELNANTTASCDDLMQEAARQSSHPDLQLASIRYRSVVSVRHSQQEDAFKLVRRKRSFSLAALPLSAAEATQQTSSANSHRSEESGYESDSTRNGYESPRRTSADIGKPDPASSIHVSFVSSLKPAEQEPEANRSRPTPTPTMNRSMDQGDAFSLDEHYDVVDGAARVGQHQQRCCNCRCNNQQADTLKQSIARKEPSVMFGVAQLRSLETGGSRSPRHLPVIGDSALASRYARSSSLDRKKWLQPTVLMEIGNGTLGDGTDHGMMASSLPPGYAVQQINQQPPRPSSSFAYAPHYHTQQQQQAPQQQPQRQFKMLRLVKGETGELGIYIKKKPSPDSGSVGYVIAGIEPGALAHRDGRLQIGDEIINVNGCRLRGVGLQEARDILQNAPREVDIVIARCGGETAANGRGRSTTDESGPDTADNSPSPTPIPRVSSPSPPRYYDPSVRSSPALASIHKLTQGDATKVRNKTPHQRRSRSAHPQRKSMGPLSGTGETTSTTTPSGTSTSAGEMGSRRPKSLSLFIYTITYEKGAGKKSLGFSVVGGRDSPKGSMGIYVKTIFPSGQAAEEGTLREGDEILAVNGTPLQGLSHAEAIAVFKSIRNGHVVVHAARRDTANRSKSKSCDELDRVE, encoded by the exons atgaggCTCTTCCGGAGACGGACGGATGGCCAGCACCCGCAATTGCACGAGACGAATAGCACGGGAGGTCCAGAAGCGGCGGCGCTGTTAATTTCGATGGAATCGACAGGCAGCGGAACTGATGGCGACCAGTTGAGTGTCAGCGGCCGGAGCGAACGTGAAACTTTGGATGACAACAACTATCAAACCGTCAAAGCTGTGCCGGCCATCGTCGTCATCAATTCGCCAAAAGCCCACAAGAGCAAAG GTGGGCCATCGACATGGGGCAAGAAGGTCGGTCGCAAGTGGGAGCAGAATAAGAAAGTGGTGAATCAGCCGTCAGCAAACGTCAGCGATTCGACTCCTTTGATGGATggacagcagcagcaacaaggAGACGGACCGGTCGAACCGGTGCCGACATGTTCGTCACCAACGGCACTTTTAGCCGAAAATGCGTTCGGTCAGTCGTGCGAGGGCGTGGCCCCTGCGACGAGCGGCAAGAAATTgctgcagcaacaacagcagcgatGCAGACCGGCCGTCGTCAATAACAAGACGGGCGCCAAGAGACGAGTTAGTCGGGTCGAATCGCTTCGTAACTTGTTTTTGCGCTCGTCCAAACCTTCGGCACGTGCCGATCCGGCCATGCAACACGCAGCCCAGCACCAAGAGGCCGCGCATCCGTTGATGCTGGCCCAAttgttggctgccacgccggACGTGATTCAAGAAGCGCAAAAGAAAAGCATCTTGATTCGAGAGAGTAGCATCAGTGGCACGCCCAGCAACCGCTTGATGCCGCTACCTAATCGCTCCGTCAGCTTGGAGAACGTGTCCGCGTCGAGCGTCATGGGCCACATGCAGCCGGACGTGGCAGGCACGGTCAGCAAGAAGAGCCATTTCCCTTATTCTTTCATTCGTTCGCGCCTTCATCGGCCTCTGTTGTCGTCCAGCTGCGAGGCTGAGGTGGAGACGGCCAGCGCGGACGTCACACATCCGGCTACTTGCTCAAAGTTCGGCACGGAATTGAACGCCAACACGACGGCCAGTTGCGATGATTTGATGCAAGAAGCTGCTCGCCAGTCTTCTCATCCGGATCTTCAGCTGGCCTCGATCCGCTATCGGAGCGTCGTCAGTGTCAGGCACAGTCAGCAGGAGGATGCGTTTAAATTAGTGCGCAGGAAGCGCAGTTTCTCGTTAGCAGCGTTGCCGCTATCAGCGGCGGAAGCGACGCAACAAACTTCGTCGGCCAACAGTCACCGGTCGGAGGAGAGCGGATATGAAAGCGATTCCACTCGCAACGGATACGAGTCGCCAAGACGGACGTCAGCGGACATTGGCAAGCCCGATCCAGCGAGTAGCATTCAcgtttcgtttgtttcgtCTTTGAAGCCAGCGGAACAAGAGCCGGAAGCGAACCGGTCTCGCCCTACACCCACACCGACGATGAACCGATCGATGGATCAGGGCGATGCGTTTTCGTTGGACGAGCATTACGACGTGGTGGACGGTGCAGCGAGAGTGGGCCAGCATCAACAGAGATGTTGCAATTGCCGTTgcaacaatcaacaagcgGACACGTTGAAACAATCGATCGCGCGCAAGGAGCCGAGCGTCATGTTTGGCGTGGCTCAATTGAGATCCTTAGAAACGGGTGGATCGCGAAGTCCTAGGCACTTGCCCGTCATTGGGGACTCTGCGCTGGCCAGCCGCTACGCCCGTTCGTCGTCCCTCGATCGTAAGAAATGGCTGCAGCCTACTGTGTTGATGGAAATCGGCAATGGAACGCTTGGCGATGGCACGGATCACGGGATGATGGCGTCTTCTCTACCACCGGGATACGCCGTCCAGCAAATCAATCAGCAACCACCACGTCCTTCGTCATCGTTTGCTTACGCGCCACACTATCACacgcaacagcagcaacaagcgccacaacaacaaccgcaACGTCAATTCAAAATGTTGCGACTAGTCAAAGGCGAGACGGGCGAACTGGGCATCTATATCAAGAAGAAACCCAGTCCCGATTCCGGATCGGTCGGCTACGTCATTGCTGGAATTGAGCCGGGAGCTTTAGCCCACAG GGATGGCCGACTTCAAATCGGCGATGAAATCATTAATGTAAATGGCTGTCGACTGCGAGGCGTCGGACTGCAAGAAGCGCGCGATATTCTTCAAAATGCTCCCAGAGAAGTGGACATCGTCATTGCTCGATGCGGTGGGGAAACGGCGGCCAACGGTAGGGGTCGTTCGACGACGGACGAGAGCGGTCCGGATACGGCGGACAACAGTCCGTCGCCGACTCCCATTCCACGAGTGTCCTCACCTTCACCGCCTCGTTATTACGACCCAAGCGTCCGGTCTTCTCCAGCCTTGGCCTCGATCCACAAGCTGACGCAAGGTGATGCGACGAAGGTCCGAAATAAGACGCCGCATCAGCGTCGTTCGCGGTCAGCCCACCCACAGCGCAAATCGATGGGCCCGCTAAGCGGGACGGGGGAAACGACGTCGACGACGACTCCGTCCGGCACTTCGACGTCGGCAGGTGAAATGGGCTCAAGACGACCCAAATCGTTGTCACTCTTTATCTACACCATCACGTACGAGAAAGGGGCGGGCAAGAAGAGCCTCGGCTTCAGCGTCGTCGGCGGACGGGACTCGCCAAAGGGATCCATGGGCATCTACGTCAAAAC CATTTTTCCAAGTGGACAAGCAGCCGAGGAAGGCACACTAAGAGAAG GCGATGAGATCCTGGCGGTAAACGGAACGCCTCTGCAGGGCCTGTCGCACGCCGAGGCCATCGCCGTTTTCAAATCTATTCGCAACGGTCACGTCGTGGTTCACGCTGCGCGCCGGGACACTGCCAACAGAAG CAAATCCAAGTCGTGTGATGAACTCGACCGAGTCGAATGA
- the LOC130699436 gene encoding uncharacterized protein LOC130699436 encodes MLRDEERSTNRSVKEDEILAEWNVKFRKVDQSLSGNLKEHFPNCAEHGFVTSEPGGFFLMDEYSRHAEKIYRFQPRSDDVWVVTFPRCGTTWTQELVWMIMNDCDKIRAKAPLMVRSPFLELPYMLPFDATSPEIRNMMVTLETIEEMPSPRIIKSHLPFFLLHPKLLDTCKVVYVARNPKDVIVSCFYHHRLFDFHYFDGDVEKFAQYFMDGEVMFSPFFPHILDAWSKRHLPNMLFLFYEDLKKDLRGEIEKIAKFLGKSLAEEQLEDLREHLRFDNFAKNESVNMEPAKQFGRFNPDGHFVRKGKTGDWKNHFSPEMNQRIDEWIEKNLNGCADLKFVTQLEFQDSWNEFGSIGNLLITSQMSPGNEEVIMATTNIKFEVIPKTLTRPFKEHFPSYTEGLTRGDPGGFVLTPEYAKHADQLRNFQPRNDDVWIVTFPKCGTTWTQELVWMVMNECDEEAGKQPLTIRSPFLEFPYLTPAQAVNEPLELNKMVPVKAIETMPSPRLIKTHLPLYLLHPKLLDTSKVVYVVRNPKDVIVSYFYHHRLIKFQNYTGTLEDFAQYFMDDEVFYAPFFPHALEAWAQRHHPNMLFLFYEDMNHNLRGEIERVAAFLGKTLTGEQLARLVAHLRFETFGKNDAVNFEASKKMGFMNPEGRFIRKGQIGDWKNHFSAELNERIDQWIEKHLAGTDLKFTTQLE; translated from the exons ATGTTACGCGACGAAGAACGCTCGACGAATAGATCAGttaaagaagatgaaattctCGCCGAATGGAACGTGAAATTTCGCAAGGTGGATCAATCTTTGAGTGGAAACTTGAAGGAACATTTCCCGAATTGTGCGGAGCATGGATTTGTAACGAGCGAACCGGGTGGCTTTTTCTTGATGGACGAGTATTCACGCCATGCAGAAAAAATCTATCGCTTTCAACCAAGAAGCGACGATGTGTGGGTGGTAACATTTCCCAGATGTG GGACAACATGGACGCAAGAACTGGTGTGGATGATCATGAATGACTGCGATAAAATTAGGGCAAAGGCACCTTTAATGGTTCGATCACCGTTCCTAGA ATTACCATACATGTTGCCTTTCGACGCTACTTCACCAGAGATCAGAAACATGATGGTAACTCTTGAAACGATCGAGGAAATGCCTTCACCAAGAATTATCAAAAGCCACCTTCCGTTCTTCCTACTTCATCCCAAATTGCTGGATACTTGCAAG GTGGTATACGTGGCTCGCAATCCAAAAGACGTCATAGTTTCGTGTTTCTACCACCACCGGCTATTTGATTTCCACTATTTCGACGGAGACGTTGAGAAATTCGCACAATACTTCATGGATGGCGAAG TAATGTTCTCTCCATTTTTCCCGCACATCCTTGATGCCTGGAGTAAACGCCATCTTCCCAACatgctctttcttttctacgaAGACTTGAAAAAG GATTTACGCGGAGAAATTGAAAAGATAGCCAAGTTTCTCGGTAAATCGCTGGCGGAAGAGCAACTCGAGGATCTGAGAGAACACCTGCGCTTCGACAATTTTGCAAAGAACGAGTCTGTGAACATGGAACCAGCCAAGCAATTTGGGCGTTTCAATCCCGACGGCCACTTTGTACGCAAAG GAAAAACGGGCGAttggaaaaatcatttcagTCCGGAGATGAATCAGCGCATCGATGAATGGATTGAAAAAAATCTGAATGGATGCGCAGATCTCAAGTTCGTAACCCAACTTGAATTCCAAGAT TCTTGGAACGAATTCGGATCAATCGGGAACTTACTTATTACTTCGCAAATGTCGCCCGGAAACGAAGAAGTGATCATGGCAACCACCAATATTAAATTTGAAGTGATTCCAAAAACCCTGACTCGTCCATTTAAAGAGCATTTCCCTAGTTATACCGAAGGGTTGACCAGAGGCGATCCAGGTGGATTTGTTTTGACTCCAGAATACGCCAAACACGCGGATCAGCTGCGCAACTTTCAACCCAGAAATGACGACGTTTGGATAGTTACTTTCCCGAAATGCG GAACAACATGGACACAGGAATTGGTGTGGATGGTAATGAACGAATGCGACGAGGAGGCTGGAAAACAGCCGTTGACGATACGATCTCCTTTCCTAGA ATTTCCTTATCTAACACCAGCACAAGCCGTAAACGAGCCACTGGAATTGAATAAAATGGTGCCAGTTAAAGCGATTGAAACGATGCCTTCGCCTCGACTCATCAAGACGCACCTGCCTCTATATCTACTTCACCCAAAGCTGCTCGATACCAGCAAGGTAGTCTACGTGGTGCGCAATCCAAAGGACGTCATCGTTTCCTACTTTTACCACCATCGGCTCATCAAATTCCAGAATTATACGGGAACGCTAGAAGACTTTGCTCAGTATTTCATGGACGATGAAG TTTTTTACGCGCCCTTCTTCCCTCACGCGTTGGAGGCATGGGCTCAACGTCATCATCCCAACatgctctttcttttctacgaGGACATGAATCAC AACCTGAGGGGAGAAATTGAACGTGTTGCTGCTTTTCTTGGCAAAACCCTAACGGGCGAACAGCTGGCCAGACTTGTTGCCCATCTTCGTTTCGAAACGTTTGGGAAAAACGATGCAGTCAATTTCGAAGCCAGCAAGAAAATGGGTTTTATGAACCCTGAAGGCCGTTTCATTCGTAAAG GGCAAATAGGAGACtggaaaaatcatttcagTGCAGAATTGAACGAACGCATCGACCAGTGGATAGAGAAACATCTAGCTGGAACCGATTTAAAATTCACTACACAATTAGAATGA